A single Methanolobus sp. ZRKC5 DNA region contains:
- a CDS encoding TIGR00295 family protein codes for MLLREDALDILKISGCSKKVIAHCVAVADLALSMGLKLENDGLDVDLELVEIGGLLHDLGRAKSHGIDHAIVGVDIAKENHIEPMVQEIIKRHIGAGITREEAKKVGLPDDDYIPVTLEQKIVAHADNLLIGTERISLDRRIRKMQEKNIDEGSIERVKALAEEIGIC; via the coding sequence ATGCTTTTGCGTGAAGATGCTCTTGATATCCTAAAGATTTCGGGTTGCAGTAAAAAGGTTATAGCTCATTGCGTAGCTGTTGCTGACCTGGCTCTTTCAATGGGTTTGAAGCTGGAAAATGATGGATTAGATGTTGATTTGGAGCTTGTCGAGATTGGCGGACTCCTGCATGATCTTGGAAGGGCAAAAAGTCATGGAATCGATCATGCCATAGTCGGTGTTGATATCGCAAAGGAAAATCACATTGAACCAATGGTTCAGGAGATAATCAAGCGTCATATCGGAGCTGGTATTACAAGGGAAGAAGCGAAAAAAGTGGGACTTCCTGATGATGACTATATACCAGTGACACTGGAGCAAAAAATCGTAGCTCATGCGGATAATCTTTTGATAGGTACAGAAAGGATATCTCTTGACCGGCGTATCCGGAAGATGCAGGAGAAAAATATCGATGAGGGTAGTATTGAACGGGTAAAAGCACTTGCTGAAGAAATAGGTATTTGCTGA
- a CDS encoding HAD family phosphatase: protein MFKGIIFDSDGVLVNSMPYHAKAWVDVFAELDINVMEEDIYEIEGSNHVGVINLIFKKAGKIPELDIYDTILQKKRAHFLENNRAETFEGMYECLSSMKPRFKLAVASGADRTIVTSLMEKFYPGIFDAIISGEDVKKGKPDPEPYNRAVELLELDKNECFVVENAPLGVESAKNAGMFCVGIPTYIDAIKLQEADLIVKDHSALIRYLTNLPDVEQSD from the coding sequence ATGTTCAAAGGAATTATTTTTGACTCTGATGGAGTTCTTGTCAACTCAATGCCATATCATGCAAAAGCATGGGTCGATGTCTTTGCAGAATTGGACATCAATGTCATGGAAGAAGATATCTATGAGATAGAGGGTTCTAATCATGTTGGTGTGATAAATCTTATTTTTAAAAAAGCAGGCAAGATTCCAGAACTAGATATTTACGATACGATCCTCCAAAAAAAGCGAGCACACTTTCTTGAGAATAACCGTGCAGAGACATTTGAAGGCATGTACGAATGCCTGAGTTCAATGAAACCGAGATTCAAACTTGCTGTTGCATCCGGTGCTGACAGGACAATTGTAACATCACTTATGGAAAAGTTCTACCCAGGAATATTCGATGCTATAATTTCCGGTGAGGATGTCAAAAAAGGAAAACCCGACCCTGAGCCATATAACAGGGCAGTCGAGCTGTTGGAACTGGACAAAAACGAATGTTTTGTTGTCGAGAATGCGCCTCTTGGAGTAGAATCTGCCAAAAACGCAGGTATGTTCTGCGTAGGAATCCCGACATATATTGATGCGATAAAGCTTCAGGAAGCTGACCTGATAGTTAAAGATCACTCTGCCCTTATCAGATACCTGACCAATCTGCCAGATGTTGAACAATCAGACTAA
- a CDS encoding HEAT repeat domain-containing protein, which yields MIKNIELFTKKIIQIVSFLLYMKTILFLLILSITLILSSGCVEDTSVDSLISYLDNENESIRTASIDKLAEIGDEKTVASLNQMVKDDNRTIEERKNAITVLGMIGGNSTAEMLLNISLDEEEEKYLRMASILALGEIGDDTMIKPLKEVGYGDDGLILYHAAYVLDPMEDKEDVYATYGKLPYPLSEDQRLYRNNVGEIRGTYRADGTFPEIENATSILIGYNVKTGYIEISSDVEPEPSVMDEIYQIYDTEARKRAIYQVPVRFVRCGSAAPLEGYWYNISDIAEFNITNISF from the coding sequence TTGATAAAAAATATAGAACTTTTCACAAAAAAGATAATACAGATTGTGTCTTTTCTGCTTTACATGAAAACAATTCTCTTCCTGTTAATTTTAAGTATCACATTAATACTTTCATCGGGTTGCGTTGAAGACACTTCTGTAGATTCCCTTATAAGTTATCTGGACAACGAAAATGAAAGTATCAGAACCGCTTCAATAGACAAGCTTGCGGAAATCGGAGATGAAAAAACAGTTGCATCATTGAACCAGATGGTCAAAGATGACAACAGGACAATTGAAGAACGGAAAAATGCGATTACTGTTCTTGGCATGATAGGCGGTAATAGTACGGCAGAGATGCTTCTGAACATTTCCCTGGACGAAGAGGAAGAAAAATATCTGAGGATGGCTTCGATACTCGCTCTTGGAGAGATAGGTGATGATACTATGATCAAGCCCCTCAAAGAGGTGGGTTATGGTGATGACGGACTCATCCTGTACCATGCTGCGTATGTTCTTGATCCGATGGAGGATAAAGAAGATGTTTACGCAACCTATGGAAAACTTCCATACCCATTGAGTGAAGACCAAAGGCTTTACAGGAACAATGTAGGTGAAATAAGAGGAACATATAGAGCTGATGGTACTTTTCCGGAAATTGAAAATGCCACTAGTATTCTAATTGGTTATAATGTAAAAACAGGTTACATAGAGATTTCGAGTGATGTGGAACCTGAACCCTCTGTAATGGATGAGATCTACCAGATATATGATACTGAGGCAAGAAAAAGAGCCATCTATCAGGTTCCAGTAAGATTTGTTCGTTGTGGATCTGCAGCCCCATTGGAAGGTTACTGGTATAATATCTCAGATATTGCTGAATTCAATATCACAAATATATCTTTTTAG
- a CDS encoding beta-CASP ribonuclease aCPSF1 — MAVEEVLSDLKKKIEEKLPIGTTISNVEFEGPQLVVYTEEPKKFADNGNIVRTLAKTLRTRIVVRPDPKVLMPPEESIEKILKTVPEESGVSNYHFDPDVGEVIIEADKPGLVIGKHGETLREITKKIGWTPKVVRAPPIKSRTVKNIREFMRTNHKERKDILKSVGRKIHRGCTSKDEWVRVTSLGGAKEVGRSCFIISTPESRIMIDCGVNVGSDDNMTPYLYVPEAYPINQIDAVVLTHAHLDHQGLVPLLYKYGFEGPIYCTPPTRDLMALLQLDYIDVAAKEGKRPPYSSAEVREGLKHTIVLDYEEVTDIAPDIKLTFHNAGHIIGSAVSHFHIGDGLHNVVITGDFKYEKTRLFDAAVNKFPRVETVIMESTYGNSNATQPSLQEAERNLQNIVNATLEKDGIVLIPAFAVGRSQEVMIVLEDAIRKGIIPNVPVYLDGMIWEATAIHATYPEYLNNDLRKLIFQKGQNPFLAECFKPVDSNELRQKIIKEPHPCVILATSGMMNAGPVIEYFKAFAENENNTLVFVGYQADGTMGRRIQKGWKEIPLSSSNGTHVVKMNMKAEVVDGFSGHSDRRQLMDYIKKMKPRPERVYTEHGDERSCVDLASSIHKRNKMETKALTNLETVRLV, encoded by the coding sequence ATGGCTGTAGAAGAAGTACTATCTGATCTGAAGAAGAAAATAGAAGAAAAACTACCAATTGGTACTACTATTTCTAATGTTGAGTTTGAAGGGCCACAGCTTGTTGTTTACACAGAAGAGCCTAAGAAGTTTGCAGATAACGGTAATATTGTCAGAACTCTGGCAAAGACACTGAGGACACGTATTGTGGTACGTCCTGATCCTAAAGTGCTTATGCCTCCTGAGGAATCAATTGAAAAGATTCTGAAAACTGTCCCTGAAGAATCCGGGGTATCTAACTATCACTTTGACCCTGATGTGGGTGAAGTAATTATCGAAGCTGATAAACCAGGACTTGTAATAGGAAAACATGGTGAGACTCTCAGGGAAATAACAAAGAAGATAGGATGGACGCCAAAGGTCGTAAGAGCTCCCCCTATCAAGTCACGTACTGTTAAGAACATACGTGAATTCATGCGTACCAATCACAAAGAGAGGAAAGATATCCTTAAATCAGTAGGAAGAAAGATCCACAGGGGTTGTACTTCAAAGGATGAGTGGGTAAGGGTTACATCACTGGGTGGTGCAAAAGAAGTTGGAAGAAGCTGTTTCATCATCTCAACTCCCGAATCGCGTATAATGATCGATTGTGGTGTTAATGTCGGTTCAGATGACAATATGACTCCCTATCTCTATGTGCCTGAAGCATATCCTATTAACCAGATAGATGCTGTTGTGTTAACACACGCCCATCTTGATCATCAGGGTCTTGTACCACTTCTCTATAAATACGGCTTTGAAGGCCCTATTTATTGTACTCCTCCAACAAGGGATCTTATGGCTTTATTGCAGCTTGACTACATTGATGTTGCTGCAAAGGAAGGCAAGAGGCCTCCATATAGTTCTGCAGAAGTCAGAGAAGGACTCAAGCACACCATCGTTCTTGATTACGAGGAAGTAACCGATATAGCACCTGATATAAAACTCACATTCCATAATGCAGGGCATATCATCGGATCTGCAGTTTCTCATTTTCATATTGGGGATGGCCTTCATAATGTGGTTATCACAGGCGATTTCAAATATGAGAAGACAAGGCTCTTTGACGCTGCAGTTAATAAATTCCCACGTGTTGAAACTGTTATCATGGAATCCACATACGGAAATTCCAATGCTACACAGCCATCTCTTCAGGAAGCGGAAAGAAACCTCCAGAACATTGTCAATGCAACGCTGGAAAAGGATGGTATCGTACTGATACCTGCATTTGCAGTGGGAAGAAGCCAGGAAGTAATGATAGTACTTGAAGATGCTATACGCAAAGGAATTATACCGAATGTTCCTGTCTATCTTGACGGAATGATATGGGAAGCAACGGCTATTCATGCGACATATCCTGAGTACCTTAACAATGACCTGCGCAAGCTCATCTTCCAGAAGGGACAGAACCCATTCCTTGCAGAATGTTTCAAACCTGTTGACTCCAATGAACTGCGTCAGAAGATTATCAAAGAGCCACATCCATGTGTGATACTGGCAACATCTGGTATGATGAATGCAGGTCCTGTAATAGAATACTTCAAGGCATTTGCAGAGAATGAGAATAACACTCTTGTCTTTGTAGGTTATCAGGCAGACGGAACTATGGGTAGAAGGATCCAGAAGGGCTGGAAAGAGATACCTCTCTCAAGCAGCAATGGAACTCATGTTGTCAAAATGAACATGAAGGCAGAGGTAGTCGATGGTTTCTCCGGTCACTCCGACAGGAGACAACTGATGGACTATATCAAGAAGATGAAGCCACGCCCGGAAAGAGTCTATACCGAGCACGGGGACGAGCGTTCATGTGTGGATCTTGCAAGCTCTATTCATAAGAGAAACAAGATGGAAACAAAAGCACTTACAAATCTTGAAACAGTACGGTTGGTCTGA
- a CDS encoding transcription factor, with the protein MIDLNDPVVRGYLVRLVGEDGLMMIEKMPDGEVTDEQIAEATGILLNIVRRTLFILNENKLAVCRRERDSSSGWLTYLWTLDMTDIGPQLAKEKKRLVKHLRTRVKFEEENVFYKCPEGCVRMNFNEATECEFLCPDCGEDMMYEDNSEFIHKIDKRLAFLGKDQ; encoded by the coding sequence TTGATAGATTTGAATGATCCGGTTGTCAGGGGCTATCTCGTTAGGTTGGTGGGTGAAGATGGACTGATGATGATAGAGAAGATGCCCGATGGAGAGGTAACTGACGAACAAATAGCAGAAGCCACGGGTATTCTATTAAACATAGTCCGAAGAACTCTTTTTATCCTTAATGAGAATAAACTCGCTGTATGCAGGCGTGAACGTGATTCCAGTAGTGGTTGGCTTACATACCTGTGGACCCTTGATATGACTGATATTGGCCCGCAGTTAGCAAAGGAAAAGAAAAGACTTGTAAAACACCTCAGAACCAGAGTTAAGTTTGAGGAAGAAAATGTGTTCTACAAGTGTCCGGAAGGCTGCGTACGCATGAATTTTAATGAGGCTACAGAATGCGAGTTTCTTTGTCCGGACTGCGGCGAGGACATGATGTATGAGGATAATTCCGAATTCATTCATAAGATAGATAAGCGTCTGGCTTTCCTGGGCAAAGATCAGTAG
- a CDS encoding ATP-grasp domain-containing protein, whose translation MSTKNILVIGFSTRNIVCSGTRAGYNMYSIDAFCDHDLLQCSAASKKLDIGETFDASKISLAELAELIESFNVVFDGIIPGSGFETIGLEKLHYRIIGNEPGVTMEVSNKHRFSILLNKLNIAHPKTALLSEIGKLQLPAIVKPSCSGGGIFNTKVEHEGDIEGIYEKLKNINLPAGKSSMIAQEYVDGTPASVSVISTKDRAVAVAVNEQLIGVPWLTEIPFAYCGNITPYETPYGSEMKRISEELILELGLIGSNGVDFIISEDGPVVIEVNARFQGSLDTVEMATGINLVDAHIKAFEGIIDPLTKNKTQHACRAILYAGQKTVVTEATQKKLLEMNVFDVPSVGQVINPEEPVISILCFENGREEVLSEIKESVMFIRESLNLLDS comes from the coding sequence ATGTCTACGAAGAATATACTGGTTATAGGTTTTAGTACTCGCAATATAGTTTGTTCCGGCACTAGAGCCGGATACAATATGTATTCCATAGATGCTTTCTGTGACCATGACCTTTTACAGTGTTCTGCAGCTTCGAAGAAGCTGGATATAGGGGAAACATTTGATGCCAGTAAGATTAGCCTTGCTGAGTTGGCAGAGCTCATTGAAAGCTTTAATGTTGTCTTTGATGGTATAATACCAGGTTCAGGGTTTGAGACTATAGGCTTGGAAAAGTTGCATTACAGGATAATTGGTAATGAACCTGGGGTTACGATGGAAGTGTCAAACAAACATCGTTTTTCTATATTACTGAATAAATTAAACATAGCTCACCCAAAAACAGCACTTCTTTCTGAGATCGGCAAATTACAGTTACCTGCTATTGTCAAGCCCTCATGTTCAGGTGGTGGTATATTCAACACAAAGGTTGAGCATGAGGGTGATATCGAAGGTATTTATGAAAAATTGAAAAATATCAATCTTCCGGCAGGTAAAAGCAGTATGATTGCCCAGGAATATGTCGATGGTACACCCGCTAGTGTTTCGGTAATATCTACAAAGGACAGAGCCGTTGCAGTAGCTGTAAATGAGCAGCTTATCGGAGTGCCATGGCTAACAGAAATTCCATTTGCGTATTGTGGGAATATAACTCCTTATGAAACTCCTTATGGCTCAGAGATGAAAAGAATATCTGAAGAATTGATTCTCGAGCTTGGACTTATAGGTTCAAATGGTGTGGATTTCATAATAAGTGAAGATGGTCCGGTGGTAATTGAGGTCAATGCACGTTTTCAGGGTAGTCTGGATACTGTTGAGATGGCAACAGGTATCAATTTAGTAGATGCCCATATAAAAGCCTTTGAGGGGATTATCGATCCCCTGACAAAGAACAAAACACAGCATGCATGTAGGGCGATTCTTTATGCCGGACAGAAAACAGTGGTAACTGAAGCCACTCAAAAGAAATTACTTGAAATGAATGTATTTGATGTTCCAAGTGTTGGACAAGTAATAAATCCAGAAGAACCTGTTATATCGATCTTATGCTTTGAAAATGGTCGTGAGGAAGTTTTATCTGAAATTAAGGAAAGCGTTATGTTTATACGTGAATCATTGAATCTACTTGATTCCTGA
- the psmB gene encoding archaeal proteasome endopeptidase complex subunit beta, which produces MVNDKHYKGTTTVGIVCNDGVVLATEQRATMGNFIASKTAKKVYQIDDLVAMTIAGSVGDAQQIVRVMSVESKLYKMRRKETMTIKGLTTLLSNMLSGQRYYPLMVQLLVGGYDKNGPSIYSLDALGGSIEETKAVSTGSGSPFAYGVLEDRYKEDMTTEEGVELAVRALHNAMKRDSASGENIDVVVINKDKYTRLDMEDVKKMREEF; this is translated from the coding sequence ATGGTTAATGATAAACATTACAAAGGTACAACCACTGTAGGTATAGTTTGCAATGACGGTGTTGTTCTTGCAACCGAGCAGCGTGCAACAATGGGGAATTTCATTGCAAGTAAAACTGCAAAGAAGGTCTATCAGATAGATGATCTGGTTGCAATGACCATTGCTGGTTCTGTGGGAGATGCACAGCAGATTGTAAGGGTAATGAGTGTGGAATCAAAATTATACAAAATGAGACGTAAGGAGACCATGACTATTAAAGGTCTTACAACTCTTTTGTCAAATATGCTCAGTGGTCAGAGATACTATCCACTTATGGTGCAGCTTCTTGTTGGAGGATATGACAAGAACGGACCTTCAATTTATTCACTTGATGCTCTTGGTGGAAGTATTGAAGAAACAAAAGCTGTTTCTACAGGTTCAGGTTCTCCCTTTGCATACGGTGTACTTGAAGACCGCTACAAGGAAGATATGACCACCGAAGAAGGTGTCGAGCTGGCTGTCAGAGCACTTCACAATGCAATGAAGAGAGACTCTGCATCTGGTGAGAACATAGATGTTGTGGTTATCAATAAGGACAAATATACCAGACTTGACATGGAAGACGTCAAAAAAATGAGGGAAGAATTTTAA
- a CDS encoding 60S ribosomal export protein NMD3, producing MNSTICPKCGNETYKLFQGRCKDCFLENFTLAEIAPVLHSRICASCGARNVKNKWVNYGNLGDIVIQTAEDALFVHEMAENIEVSIVPRELTPHMYKVHIEVDATLLGEIFHQELGAEVRVLRESCDMCSRISGGYFEAILQIRATNRIPTEEEMNECINISNNVLGRMRSKGDRLAFISNSLDIKEGADLYVGSSNAGRHICKEIVSRLGGSFNESESLQGRKEGKDVYRITFSLRLPEFMPHDIIEHKGRVIEIKKFGKNVIGTDIETGARFTSTADSLKRVTLIAKRKDLQKTMLVAIENNDLLVLDPDTYETVTIRKPVMFSAEAGTEIPVVKTEKGLLAVVDGSR from the coding sequence ATGAATAGTACCATATGCCCAAAATGCGGAAATGAAACGTATAAGTTATTTCAGGGGCGCTGCAAGGACTGTTTTCTCGAGAATTTCACCCTTGCGGAAATAGCTCCTGTGTTACACTCAAGGATATGTGCCAGTTGCGGGGCACGTAATGTAAAGAACAAATGGGTAAATTATGGTAACCTTGGGGATATAGTGATCCAGACAGCAGAAGATGCACTCTTTGTACATGAAATGGCTGAGAATATTGAGGTGTCCATTGTGCCCAGGGAACTTACTCCTCATATGTACAAGGTGCATATTGAAGTGGATGCAACGTTGCTTGGTGAGATTTTCCATCAGGAACTTGGGGCTGAGGTTCGCGTATTGCGTGAGTCATGTGACATGTGTAGTCGCATATCCGGTGGGTACTTTGAAGCGATTCTGCAGATAAGGGCCACCAATCGTATTCCTACCGAAGAAGAGATGAATGAGTGCATAAACATTTCCAACAATGTACTGGGAAGAATGCGTAGCAAGGGTGACAGGCTTGCTTTTATATCCAATTCCCTGGACATAAAGGAAGGTGCTGATCTTTATGTTGGTTCTTCTAACGCAGGCAGGCACATTTGCAAAGAGATAGTATCCCGCTTGGGCGGCAGTTTTAATGAATCTGAATCTTTACAGGGAAGGAAAGAGGGTAAAGATGTTTATCGTATCACTTTTTCACTAAGGCTTCCTGAGTTTATGCCTCATGATATTATTGAACATAAGGGAAGGGTTATAGAGATCAAGAAGTTTGGGAAAAATGTCATAGGTACTGATATTGAGACTGGGGCGCGTTTTACTTCCACAGCCGATTCTCTTAAAAGGGTAACACTCATTGCAAAAAGAAAGGACCTGCAAAAAACAATGCTTGTGGCAATTGAAAATAATGATCTTCTTGTACTTGACCCTGACACCTATGAGACCGTCACTATTAGAAAACCAGTCATGTTCAGTGCAGAAGCAGGGACCGAAATTCCCGTTGTCAAAACAGAGAAAGGACTTCTTGCTGTTGTAGATGGATCCCGATAA